One Megalops cyprinoides isolate fMegCyp1 chromosome 4, fMegCyp1.pri, whole genome shotgun sequence genomic window carries:
- the LOC118776985 gene encoding MOB kinase activator 1B — protein MSFLFGSRSSKTFKPKKNIPEGSHQYELLKHAEATLGSGNLRMAVMLPDGEDLNEWVAVNTVDFFNQINMLYGTITDFCTEESCPLMSAGPKYEYHWADGTNIKKPIKCSAPKYIDYLMTWVQDQLDDETLFPSKIGVPFPKNFMSVAKTILKRLFRVYAHIYHQHFDAVIQLQEEAHLNTSFKHFIFFVQEFNLIDRKELAPLQELIEKLTSKDR, from the exons cgGGAGTCGCTCGTCGAAGACGTTCAAGCCGAAGAAGAACATCCCGGAAGGCTCGCACCAGTACGAGCTGCTGAAGCATGCGGAGGCCACGCTGGGGAGCGGGAACCTGCGCATGGCCGTCATGCTGCCGGACGGGGAGGACCTCAACGAGTGGGTGGCAGTCAACA CTGTAGATTTCTTCAACCAGATCAACATGCTGTACGGGACCATCACTGACTTCTGCACAGAGGAGAGCTGTCCTCTCATGTCAGCAGGACCCAA GTATGAGTACCATTGGGCGGATGGAACCAATATAAAAAAGCCAATCAAATGTTCAGCACCCAAGTATATTGATTATTTAATGACTTGGGTGCAGGACCAGCTGGATGATGAGACACTGTTCCCATCAAAAATAG GTGTCCCCTTTCCGAAGAACTTTATGTCGGTGGCCAAGACCATCTTGAAGCGACTCTTCCGTGTGTACGCCCACATATACCACCAACACTTCGACGCCGTCatccagctgcaggaggaggctCACCTGAACACGTCCTTCAAGCACTTTATCTTTTTTGTTCAG gaGTTCAACCTGATAGACAGAAAAGAACTGGCTCCCCTACAGGAACTGATCGAGAAGCTGACGTCCAAGGACAGATAA